The genomic DNA TTTAAATGAAATTAATTCTTACAACTAGTCCTAGAGCAGAAGGCGACTTGGAAAGAAAGGGTCTGCCGTTTTTGGGCATTGGTTATATTGCCGGCTATATGGAAAAATTCAGCCATCATCAGGTTGAGATTTTTGATGCTCATACTTATGGTTTGACCGCGTCTGAAGCAGCTGGGAAAATACTGGCTAAAAATCCGGATGTTGTTGGTATACATTCTATTACCGACAACAGATTTAAGGCGATTGCTTTGGCGAAGGGACTAAAAAAGGAAAATAAAAATGTAATTGTTTTAATGGGTGGCCCGCATTTTTCTTTGACAGCGAAAAATGCTTTGGAATTGGTTCCAGAAATAGATTATATTATCAGAGGCGAGGGTGAAAAAGCAATTGTTCAATTATTAGATGTTTTGGAAAATAAAGGGGACATTTCAAAAGTTTCAGGATTGGCTTATAGAGATAAAAATGGCCAGATTATAGAAAAACCATTAACTGATTTGATAATGAACTTAGATGAGCTTCCAATGCCCGCTTGGCACCTATTTGACCTTAAAGAGTATAACAAGCCCATAGATGGCACAAACGTTCGTTCTGTAGGCGTTTTAAGCGCCAGGGGATGCCCAAATGTATGCGTCTACTGCGCTAACGCCAGATCAGTACTGAGATTAAGAAGTCCGAAAAATTTCATTGACGAGGTTGAGTATTTGCATAAGACATACGGCTATCACGGTTTTGATTTTTGGGACGACACTTTAACCATGGTGAAAAGCCACGTTACGGCTGTTTGTGAAGAAATTATCAAAAGGAAACTGGATATAATTTGGTATGCCCGGGCAAGGGTTAATACCGTAGACAAAGAATTACTGCAATTAATGGGAAAAGCAGGATGCATCAGAATCAGTTTTGGTGTTGAATCTGGGAGTCCGAGAATCATAAAAATTATTAAGAAAAACATCACCGTTGAACAAGTGTTGAATGCCGTGCGATGGTCATCGGAAGTCGGCATGGTAGTGGTTACCAATTTTATGGTTAATTTGCCGGAAGAAACATTAGATGATTTAAAACAAACAATAGGCCTGATGAAAGAATTGAGCAAGATTAAAAATTCTTATCCCGCTTACGGCTTCACGGTTATTTATCCAGGCACGGAGCTGGAATTGATGGCAAAAGAACGAGGATTGATGCCGAAAGATTTTTCCTGGAACAGCCCGTACCAGTCGCCAAAATATAAAGTTGCCGGAACCGATCCATCTTTGTTTTATATGGAATGGCCTGGTGCTGAATTGGAGAAAATAAAAGCAATTATGGTAAGAGGCTTGGGAATTAAGGGCAATGTTTTTAAAAAAGGATTTAATAAGCTAAGAAAAATAAAATCATTCGGCGAATTGAAAGAATTGGTTAAAACGGGAATTGATTATTTTTTTAAATTTTAAATAAAAATGTCCAAAGAAACTCTTAATAAAATTTATCACTATCATCACACAGCCGAAAAACGAGAAGATTTCGTTTCTTTTGGAATAATTAAAGGAAAGTTATTTTCCGAATGGATTGGTCGAGAGAAAAAGGTTTTGGATTTGGGTTGTAGAGATGGTGCTTTAACAAAATATTTTATTAAAGGAAACGAGGTTTTGGGCGTAGACGTGGATTGCGAAGCTTTAAAAAGATGCGAAGAGAAACTTAATATAAGAACAAAATGGCTTGATTTAAATGATGATTGTGATTTATCCAAAGAGTTTGATGTTGTAGTGGCCAGTGAGATATTGGAGCATCTCTATTTTCCCGAAAAGGTTTTAGGAAGAATTAAAAACATTCTTAAAGAAGATGGATTATTTATTGGTTCGGTTCCCAATGCTTTTAGTTTGAAAAATCGTTTTAGGATTCTTTTTGGCAGGAAAAAAGGAACACCATTAAACGATCCTGTACATATTAATCATTTTTCTTATAAAGAACTTAAACAAATTTTAAACAAAGAGTTTAAACAGGTTAGAATTTATCCCGTTATTCAGAAAAAGTATAGTTGGCTGGCAAAAATTTTTCCATCGTTAATTTCTTATCAATTGATTTTTAAATGCAAAAATAAATGAAGCTAATCTATTTAACATCTAATCAATTTCCTTCACAAATGGCCAATAGTCAGCAGATTTTAAATACTTCAAGAGGGTTTTATAAGTTATTAAATAAAGATTTTTTGTTGATTATTGCTAATGCTTTTGAGTCGTTAAAAGGCGTTAATTATAAAGAAGTGGGCTTTAATAAAAAAGGACTGAGAACTTTTTATTATTTTTTTTGGACGTTTAAATTCTTTTTTAAAAATATTAACAAAAAAGATTATAATATTGTTTATTGTAGGGATTCAAACTTGCTTTTAATATTGAGCCTTTTGAAAAATCTTTTCCATTATAAAATAGCTTTAGAGTATCATAGATTTGAAAAGACATCAAAAGAAAAATTTATTATAAAACATGTTGATTATTTTATTGTTATTACGAATTATTTTAAGGACTTGCTTATAAAAAAATTTAATGTTTCTAAGGATAAAATTATTGTTGTGCCCGATGCAGTTGATTTAAAGGCATTTGAGGCAATTGATATTTCTACACAATCCATCCGCCACAAATTAAATTTACCCCTCGATAAAAATCTAATTGGTTTTATTGGCAGGTTTAAAACAAAAGGCCAGGAAAAAGGCATAAAAACAATGATAGAATCGCTTCGATTTTTAGACGATTTAGACATAAGTATGTGTTTTGTTGGAGGAACAGAAGACGAAATAGAAGAATATAAAACAATGGCTGATAAATATAATTTTGGACATAAGTGCATTTTTATAAAATATCAATTGACAGAAATGGTTCCGTTTTATGCGAAGGCTATGGATATTCTTACTATGCCATTTCCTTGGATAGAGCATTATGCTTATTATATTTCACCAATGAAAATGTTTGAATATATGGCCGCCGGGAAACCAATTGTGGCTTCAGATTTACCGTCAATTAGAGAAATTCTCAACAATAATAACGCAATCTTAATAGCGCCAAATAACCCCAAAATGCTGGCAGAGGGAATTAAAACCATTTTGAATGATTCATTTTTAGCAGAAAAGATTTTAAGCCGGGCGTCAGAGGATGTTAAAAAATACACATGGGATAAACGGGCCGAGAGAATAATAGATTTTTTAAAAAAAGATGAAAATATTATTAATTAAACCAAAATCATTTTTCAGCGCCAAGGGGGCTGGTCCACCGCTTAGTTTAATGTATATTGCTTCCTTC from Patescibacteria group bacterium includes the following:
- a CDS encoding B12-binding domain-containing radical SAM protein, with translation MKLILTTSPRAEGDLERKGLPFLGIGYIAGYMEKFSHHQVEIFDAHTYGLTASEAAGKILAKNPDVVGIHSITDNRFKAIALAKGLKKENKNVIVLMGGPHFSLTAKNALELVPEIDYIIRGEGEKAIVQLLDVLENKGDISKVSGLAYRDKNGQIIEKPLTDLIMNLDELPMPAWHLFDLKEYNKPIDGTNVRSVGVLSARGCPNVCVYCANARSVLRLRSPKNFIDEVEYLHKTYGYHGFDFWDDTLTMVKSHVTAVCEEIIKRKLDIIWYARARVNTVDKELLQLMGKAGCIRISFGVESGSPRIIKIIKKNITVEQVLNAVRWSSEVGMVVVTNFMVNLPEETLDDLKQTIGLMKELSKIKNSYPAYGFTVIYPGTELELMAKERGLMPKDFSWNSPYQSPKYKVAGTDPSLFYMEWPGAELEKIKAIMVRGLGIKGNVFKKGFNKLRKIKSFGELKELVKTGIDYFFKF
- a CDS encoding class I SAM-dependent methyltransferase, whose amino-acid sequence is MSKETLNKIYHYHHTAEKREDFVSFGIIKGKLFSEWIGREKKVLDLGCRDGALTKYFIKGNEVLGVDVDCEALKRCEEKLNIRTKWLDLNDDCDLSKEFDVVVASEILEHLYFPEKVLGRIKNILKEDGLFIGSVPNAFSLKNRFRILFGRKKGTPLNDPVHINHFSYKELKQILNKEFKQVRIYPVIQKKYSWLAKIFPSLISYQLIFKCKNK
- a CDS encoding glycosyltransferase family 4 protein; the encoded protein is MKLIYLTSNQFPSQMANSQQILNTSRGFYKLLNKDFLLIIANAFESLKGVNYKEVGFNKKGLRTFYYFFWTFKFFFKNINKKDYNIVYCRDSNLLLILSLLKNLFHYKIALEYHRFEKTSKEKFIIKHVDYFIVITNYFKDLLIKKFNVSKDKIIVVPDAVDLKAFEAIDISTQSIRHKLNLPLDKNLIGFIGRFKTKGQEKGIKTMIESLRFLDDLDISMCFVGGTEDEIEEYKTMADKYNFGHKCIFIKYQLTEMVPFYAKAMDILTMPFPWIEHYAYYISPMKMFEYMAAGKPIVASDLPSIREILNNNNAILIAPNNPKMLAEGIKTILNDSFLAEKILSRASEDVKKYTWDKRAERIIDFLKKDENIIN